The stretch of DNA CCTGCAACTCCACCACTTGCTGCTCAAGCTGCCGGTTATGCTCAGAAACCTTGTACAGCCGCGCGGGAAAGGTAACAACATCACTAATCTTGCCGCCCACCACCGTAACCAACCGCTGTACCGGTGACAGTACATCCCGGGTAGTGGACTCAAAGGGAGTCAGTTCATCCGTATCATCCGCGGAAAAATGCAGACCCACCATTATTACAACCACCAATACACCCAATAATAAAAGGGTTTTTCCAGCTGATAGACGGGACACATGACACACACCTTATAATCATATTATAGACCAATTTTTCTTTAATCGTAAAATGCATTTATCAAGCCAATTTTTTGGGCTGGATTATTACTTTGCGCAATATATGAATATTCTCCAGTACCCGCCCGGTACCATAAGCGACAGCCAGCAGCGGGTCATCAGCCAAATGCACAGGCATACCGGTTTGCTCACTGACCAGTCGATCCAGACCTCGCAGCAAAGAACCGCCGCCGGCCATCACTATTCCCCGGTCCATGATATCCGCCGATAGCTCAGGCGGGGTCAGTTCCAGGGTGCTTTTGATGGCATCCAATATACTGGCAACAGGTTCAGAAAGAGCTTTGTATATTTCCTCAGAAGTAATTTCAATTGTTTTGGGTAACCCACTGACCAGGTCACGCCCCCGCACCTCATAGGTTTCCACCGCATCAAGAGGGTAAGCGGTACCAATTTCAATTTTAATATCTTCAGCGGTACGCTCTCCAATCATTAAGTTATAGGTTTTTTTGACGTGTTGAATAATGGATTCATCCATCTCATCACCGGCTTTACGCACAGAACGACTGGTAACAATACCCCCCAGGGAGATAACCGCTACCTCGGTGGTACCACCGCCAATATCAACTATCATATTGCCCGTAGGCTCATGTACCGGCAGTCCCGCCCCGATGGAGGCCGCCATGGGCTCTTCAATTAGGTAGGCTTCCCTGGCCCCGGCCTGCAGCGCAGCTTCCCGTACCGCACGCTCTTCCACAGCGGTAACTCCGGATGGCACTGAAACCACTACCCGGGGTCTGATTAAAAAAGTGCGCCCGCGCAACGCTTTACTGATAAAGTATTTGATCATGCTCTGGGTAACGTCAAAATCGGCAATTACGCCATCCTTCATGGGACGAATAGCTATAATATTACCGGGGGTACGGCCAATCATTTGCTTGGCTTCCTCACCCACCGCCAGCACATGACCGTTATCGCGCTGAATAGCCACCACCGACGGCTCCCGTAGAACAATTCCTTTGCCTTTAACGTAAACCAGGGAATTTGCCGTCCCCAGGTCAATACCCATATCTTTAGAAAAAATGCCTAATCGCATTATCAGGCCCCTCTCTCGCATTGTTTCATATTAGGCCCTTGGCCTTAAAACTGGTAAACTTATTATCCCCAATTACTAAGTGATCTAAGACTTGAATACCGATAATATTGCCCGCTTCAATTAACCGGCTGGTCACCTCTATATCCTGCCGGCTGGGCGTGGGATCACCGCTGGGGTGGTTATGCACCAGTATCACCCCGGCGGCACTGCGCCTTATTGCCGCTTTAAACAGCTCCCGCGGGTGGATGGCTGAGGAATTCAATGTTCCGATGGAGATAGTTTCCCGGGCCAGCACCTGGTTTTTGGTGTTTAGCAGTAAAGCACAAAAGTGTTCTCTGTCCAGGTGGCGCATTTCTTCCATCACCAATGCGGCAGCGTTTTCCGGAGATTTTATACAGGGCTTGTCCCAGGTGGTAGCCATGGCAACCCGCCTCCCCAGCTCCAACGCAGCCCTGATCTGGGCCACCTTGGCCGGTCCCACACCCTTAAAAGCGCTCAGTTCCTCAGCTGAAGCGTCCAGTAACTGCTTAATACCGCCAAAATGGCCGAGCAGAGCCGTGGCCAGTTCCACAGCGCTGGTGGCGGCATGGCCGGTACGCAGCATTATGGCCATCAACTCAATGTCTGATAATGCCTCCGGCCCTTCCCGCAACAGCCTTTCCCTGGGTCGCAAAGCCAAGGGCATATCCTTGATGGCAACACGATAAACCGGAGATTCCAACGCAATCTACCTCCAGTATTTGGATACATCAACATTTATCTTCTTTAACAACTGGGCCAGCTTAAACACCGGCAATCCCACTACATTAAAATAACAACCCCGAATGCCATCAACAAATACTGCCGCCACCCCCTGCACACCATAGGCACCGGCCTTATCTAACGGGTCTTTGGTGGCAATGTACCGCGCCAGTTCATCCTTTGATACTTCCCGCATCTGCACCTCGGTACACTCGTAGTCCGACAACACCCGGCCGCCCGGCAGATCCATTACGGTGATACCTGTAAACACCTCGTGTATGGCCCCTTGTAGTCGTTCCAACATGGACATAGCCTCTGTTTCATCTGCTGGCTTTCCCAGCACCTCGCCATTTTGCACCACTACGGTGTCAGCAGCAATCACAACACCCTCGGACAGTTTTTGGGCTGCGGCACCGGCTTTGCGACGAGACAGCGCCACTACCTGCTCGGCAGGTGAAAGCCCTGAAGGCAGGCTTTCATCAACTTCTATGGTTATTACCGTATAGGGTAAACCAATCTGGTTAAGTAGTTCCCGCCGCCTCGGCGACGATGATGCCAAATAAATGTTGGGCAAATTTTTACCTCCAAATAAGTTGCTATATTTTTCTTTCAGAACTCCAACGACTTTTTAGCTACAGATCAAAGCAAGTATATAGTAGCAAAAGATAGTTTACTATATTCTTCGGTAAACAATATACCCCAGTACCAGACCAAGGGCAGTGACCGGGCCAATATTAAAGGTAAAGCCAAAAGTTATTTGCATAAACTGCAAATCTAAAGTTGACGGTTGTAAACCTATTTTGCCGGTAGCCGCCAAGAACGGTAATATATTAGCAAGACTGCTGGAAATAGCGCTGCCCACCAACCCACCGGCCAGTAACAGCAAAAAAAGTATCCAGACACTATTGCCCCCTCGATAAGTTTTTGCCATTAGATCACCTCAAATACACACTAATATACAGTACATTTTCCTTGCGATATATTCTATCATACATATAGCTATAATATATAACCATGGCATTTATATTTTCACAATCATTTTGAGCCACCATAAAAAATCCCATATCCCTCTTCAGTACGCAGAGATCGGGTTTAATGCAGGAGGGGTAATTGTTATCACAGGCCGGATCCCCCGCGCTAATTGGTATGATCCTTAAGTTAATTAATAAATTGGTGAAAAACAATAATCAATGGATCTTTTTTCCATTTAAGTCTACCGTAAAATACAAATTTCGTCAATGTATTTTACCGTACATCCGCCCAATTTATGTTTTATTAAGCCCAAGCACTATTTCCCTGGCCTCGGCTACCATGTACAAAGAACCGGTTATACACACCAAATCACCCTCCCGAGCCTGCTTGATACCTGCCAGTACCGCATCCGGAATACTCTCCAACGCATCTACATCAGATACAAACCTGCGTGCCTGATGGGCCATTTGCATCCAATCACCGGCCCGGGGACTGTTGGGCCTCGTAATTATCACACTCCGGGCCCGCGGTACCAGCTCGGCCACCACCCGGGCCCGCTCCTTATCGCCCAGCATACCCAGCACCATGATGATGTCCCGGTCGGGGAAGTATGCATCAAGGGCCTGGCGCAAGCTGCGAGCGCCGTCGTAATTATGTGCACCGTCAATTAGCACCGGCGGTTTATTGCCAATCAATTCCAAGCGTGCCGGCCATACCGTATTACTCAACCCGTCCCGCAGCTCGTTTTCAGCAATATGCACGCCCTGGTCAGCCAATATCTCAAGCGCTGCAATAGCGGTAGCGGCATTAACCACCTGATGTTGGCCAATTAAGGGTATCCACAAATTCGGATAGTTCACTTTCAGGCCATGGTAACTAAAATATTGCCCCCGCAGGGAATGCTCACCATACGTACAGGTCACATCCCGACCCACCTGAAGCAAACGGCAACCTTTTTCGCGACAAGTTTCCAGAATAACCGCCAGTACCTCGGGGGTATCCGAAGCGGTAACCACCGGCACACCCGTTTTAATAATGCCCGCCTTAACCCGAGCTATATCCGGTAAAGTATTACCAAGGTAATCCATGTGATCCATGGCTACATTGGTAACAACCGATACCAACGGATTCACCACATTGGTGGAGTCAATAGCACCGCCCAGACCCACCTCCAGCACCAGATAGTCCACCGCTTCCTCGGTAAAATAACAAAAAGCCAATGCTGTACTAACCTCAAATTCGGTAGGATGCTCAAAACCTTCCCGCACCATTGCTTCAAGGTGCGAGCGCAACCGGGTGATTAAATTAGCCACCTGACGTGGATCAATTTCTACGCCGTTGATCCGGTAACGCTCAGTATAACTATGCAGGTGGGGAGATGTAAATGTGCCCACCCGATAACCCGCACTTTGCAGTACAGCGGCCAACATCGCCGTTGTGGACCCTTTGCCGTTGGTGCCTCCAACATGTATTACTTTTATCCGCCGGTGGGGATCACCCAGGCGGCGCAGCAATTCAGTAATGCGCTCCAGCCCAAAGTTCATCCCGAACTTGGTTAGATTTTGTAAGTATTCCATAGCCTCATCATATAGCATGTGATCACACTCCAGGTGTAAATATAAAAGAACAAATTCGACAATAAAATGTTTTTTCCTATACTATATAAAACATAAATATTAAAAAACTATTGGCAGGTGATTTTGAATATTCTGTAGTATATATATTTTACCAAAATATTTATAAAACCGGGGGGAGCAAATGACAATGAAAACTTTTCGTGCACATATAACATTACTATCCGTGATTATCGGATTGGTCACTATTACCGCCGCTTATTGCGGTTGGTGGTTTGTTGAAGGCACAGCTGGAGGGCTGTTATGTGGCGGGCTGGCAGGATTACTAGTGGCAGTGACGGTATGTAACTTTTTATTTGCGTCTTTCCACCAAAATCTAGCATACGTTTTAGAAAACACCGGAAAGGCCATCCAGGGGGATTTAACAGGAAAGATTGAAGACAAAGATTATGGATGGGGTGAATTTAATCTATTAATTAATAATGTTCGCAAAATCCTTAAGGGGGTGCATAAATGGTTTGCCCTGGTTAAAGACACCAGCGTCACCCTGGACCAGGCCGCCAAGCAAATAAATATCGGCACGGAACAAGTCAGTTCCGGCAGCCAAGACCAGGCCGAGCAGGTAACCAATTTGTTGCAAGCCATTGAAAGACTTACCGGGCAAGCTGAAGACAGCGCCAGGCAGGCAAGTGAAACAGCCATAGTCGCCAACAAAACCGTTGAAATCACTGAGAGAGGCAGCGCGGCCGTACAAGAGGCGCTCAAAGGAATGAACCTCTTGGAAGAAAAGTTTGAACAGCTAAACAATAGTTCTAATCGTATTGGGCAATTTCTTGAAGTTATCCAGAGCATCGCCGCGCAGACTAATTTGCTGGCGCTTAATGCGGCCATTGAAGCGGCCCGGGCGGGAGAGCACGGCCGCGGTTTCGCCGTTGTGGCCGAGGAGGTACGCAGCCTGGCTGAAGATTCCGGACAAGCCACCAAAGAGGTTTCTCAAATTGTTAATGAAATATCAGCTGCCGTTGCCGATACTGTACATGCCGTAAAAACAAGCTTGGACAAATCCAGAGAGGCAGGTGAAATTTTTAGCGATATCAGCAACACTATGCGTGACACCAACATAATGGTGGAAAAGATAGCACAGTCTGCACGGGAACAGGCCGATTCTACGGCCGGTATGCTGAGCGGTGCCCAGGCCATTGCCGCGGTGGCAGAAGAGGCAGCGGCCAGCTCACAGCAAACCGCCGCTATAGCACAAGAGCTGACCGGGACTGCAAATAAATTGAAAGAAGTGGCCGCAATTTGGAAATTTTAAACAAAAAATAGAATTAGTTTACCATAAGTTTCCCGGCTCTCCCATCAGGCTAACAATATAAAAAAGGTGGTATATTATATAAATATGGCCACCTTTTTTATATCTGTTCTTCAAAAACTGCAACTACCTCCCTTCCACTCCCAAAATGATACTAATATTCACATTGATAGGGTATATATTAAATTATTTGATTGACAAACCAAACCATTGTAAATATAATGAAATTGATAATCATTATCATTTAATTTGTGTGGTGTTTTTTATTTTTTATGCAGTGATAATGATAATTGTTATCTCTAAATTAAATAAGCAACTTGGAGGTGCTTTATTTAACATGACTTTAGATCTGGTTAAGCGGGGTCAACACGTGAAAATAGTAAGCATTTCGGACGAAAACATTAGGGCTCAGGCCATTCGTTTTGGCATTGCCGAGGGGGCTATTGTGCTTTGTGAGGAAGTATTACCTGCCGGTCCCATTGTACTGAAGAAAAACAGACAGGAAATCGCCATTGGCCGGGGATTGGCTAATAGAATCACTGTAACTTTGAATTAGCCGGCTTTTCGCCTTACAAAGTGGTAATTACATTACATTAAATCAGTTAAGGTGGTGACAGCACATGGCCCATTGCCATGACACAGGTATAAAAATAAACATTCCCGAAAACGCTCGAAGAATTGTTTTAGCCGGTAATCCCAACGCGGGTAAATCAGTGTTTTTTAATTATTTAACAGGGCTATATGCGGATGTCTCCAATTACCCGGGGACCACCCTGGAAATCTCCCACGGGCGCCTGGGCAACGATGTCGTTATCGACACCCCTGGGGTATACGGCATTTCTTCCTTTAATGATGAAGAACGCATCGCCAGGGATATCATTTTATCCGCTGATGTAGTGATTAATGTGGTCAACGCGGTACACCTGGAAAGGGATTTATTTTTAACCCGGCAAATTATCGATACCGGCGTACCGGTGGTGGTGGCATTAAACATGGTTGACGAAGCCCAAAAGCAAGGGCTCAGTATTGATACTGATTTACTGGCCGATCTGCTGGGAGTACCGGTAATCCCCACCGTGGCAATAAAAAAACAAGGTCTTGAGCAAGTAAAAACAGCGGTTGGCTCGGCAAAAAAAGGCCATATCGACGGGGATTTGCAGCAAAAGCTGACCCGTCTGTCAGACCGGGTGGGCAGCCAGGGAGAGGCGCTGCTGGTGCTGGAGGGTGATAAGGTGATTGCAATGCGCCACGGCCTGGAACCGGAGGATAAACGGGAACAAATTTACCTTAAGCGCCGGGACCAGGTGAACGATATTGTGGATCACGTGGTCACTGAGAACTCCCGTGGTGCCGGTATTGGTATCATCCTGGGGCGCTGGATGATTAACCCGGTCACAGGCATACCCATTTTAATCATGGCCTTGTGGGCTATGTATCAGGTTATCGGGGTAATAATTGCGGGCACGGTGGTGGGAGTTACGGAGGAAACGATATTAATAGGCATGTACGAGCCTGCGATACGCAACTTCGTAGAGCAGTTTATAGCACGGGACAGTAACCTGGGCATCATTTTAACCGGCGAATTCGGCATATTAACCATGACGGTAACCTACGTACTGGGCCTGTTAATGCCACTGGTGGTTGGGTTTTACTTCTTCCTGTCGCTGTTCGAGGACTCGGGCTACCTGCCCCGCATAGCCACACTGGTGGACCGGGTGCTCACAGGTATCGGCCTGAACGGCCGGGCTGTGATACCGCTGATACTGGGGTTCGGCTGTGTCACTGTGGCCAGCATTACTACTCGGCTTTTGGGTTCCGAACGAGAAAAAAGAATTACCATTTTCCTGCTGGGGCTGGCCATTCCCTGCTCGGCGCAATTAGGCGTAATTGCCGGGCTGCTGGCCGGATTAGGCCCCCAGTATATGGCGCTGTACGCGCTGGTAATCCTGACCGTATTAGTTATTGTGGGCACGATACTTAACACTATACTGCCGGGCAAGTCTACGGAACTGTTAATCGACCTGCCCCCGCTGCGGCTGCCCAGGCTGGATAATGTATTGCGCAAAACCGGGACTAAATCCTATGCATTCTTAAAAGAAGCAACACCACTGTTCGCTC from Desulfoscipio gibsoniae DSM 7213 encodes:
- a CDS encoding DUF4321 domain-containing protein, coding for MAKTYRGGNSVWILFLLLLAGGLVGSAISSSLANILPFLAATGKIGLQPSTLDLQFMQITFGFTFNIGPVTALGLVLGYIVYRRI
- the feoB gene encoding ferrous iron transport protein B — translated: MAHCHDTGIKINIPENARRIVLAGNPNAGKSVFFNYLTGLYADVSNYPGTTLEISHGRLGNDVVIDTPGVYGISSFNDEERIARDIILSADVVINVVNAVHLERDLFLTRQIIDTGVPVVVALNMVDEAQKQGLSIDTDLLADLLGVPVIPTVAIKKQGLEQVKTAVGSAKKGHIDGDLQQKLTRLSDRVGSQGEALLVLEGDKVIAMRHGLEPEDKREQIYLKRRDQVNDIVDHVVTENSRGAGIGIILGRWMINPVTGIPILIMALWAMYQVIGVIIAGTVVGVTEETILIGMYEPAIRNFVEQFIARDSNLGIILTGEFGILTMTVTYVLGLLMPLVVGFYFFLSLFEDSGYLPRIATLVDRVLTGIGLNGRAVIPLILGFGCVTVASITTRLLGSEREKRITIFLLGLAIPCSAQLGVIAGLLAGLGPQYMALYALVILTVLVIVGTILNTILPGKSTELLIDLPPLRLPRLDNVLRKTGTKSYAFLKEATPLFALGALIISTLQITGGLTMLQKMLAPLTVGWLRLPPETATAFIMGIVRRDFGAAGLTDMALTPMATVISLITITLFVPCIASILVIFKERGPREATLMWAGTWVIAFTVGGLVAQLSGILGSGSDNLSIPLVLVTFAAITLAVLLTCRLLQKPKPGSGLS
- a CDS encoding bifunctional folylpolyglutamate synthase/dihydrofolate synthase encodes the protein MLYDEAMEYLQNLTKFGMNFGLERITELLRRLGDPHRRIKVIHVGGTNGKGSTTAMLAAVLQSAGYRVGTFTSPHLHSYTERYRINGVEIDPRQVANLITRLRSHLEAMVREGFEHPTEFEVSTALAFCYFTEEAVDYLVLEVGLGGAIDSTNVVNPLVSVVTNVAMDHMDYLGNTLPDIARVKAGIIKTGVPVVTASDTPEVLAVILETCREKGCRLLQVGRDVTCTYGEHSLRGQYFSYHGLKVNYPNLWIPLIGQHQVVNAATAIAALEILADQGVHIAENELRDGLSNTVWPARLELIGNKPPVLIDGAHNYDGARSLRQALDAYFPDRDIIMVLGMLGDKERARVVAELVPRARSVIITRPNSPRAGDWMQMAHQARRFVSDVDALESIPDAVLAGIKQAREGDLVCITGSLYMVAEAREIVLGLNKT
- a CDS encoding Maf family protein; translated protein: MPNIYLASSSPRRRELLNQIGLPYTVITIEVDESLPSGLSPAEQVVALSRRKAGAAAQKLSEGVVIAADTVVVQNGEVLGKPADETEAMSMLERLQGAIHEVFTGITVMDLPGGRVLSDYECTEVQMREVSKDELARYIATKDPLDKAGAYGVQGVAAVFVDGIRGCYFNVVGLPVFKLAQLLKKINVDVSKYWR
- a CDS encoding rod shape-determining protein, whose translation is MRLGIFSKDMGIDLGTANSLVYVKGKGIVLREPSVVAIQRDNGHVLAVGEEAKQMIGRTPGNIIAIRPMKDGVIADFDVTQSMIKYFISKALRGRTFLIRPRVVVSVPSGVTAVEERAVREAALQAGAREAYLIEEPMAASIGAGLPVHEPTGNMIVDIGGGTTEVAVISLGGIVTSRSVRKAGDEMDESIIQHVKKTYNLMIGERTAEDIKIEIGTAYPLDAVETYEVRGRDLVSGLPKTIEITSEEIYKALSEPVASILDAIKSTLELTPPELSADIMDRGIVMAGGGSLLRGLDRLVSEQTGMPVHLADDPLLAVAYGTGRVLENIHILRKVIIQPKKLA
- a CDS encoding methyl-accepting chemotaxis protein, coding for MKTFRAHITLLSVIIGLVTITAAYCGWWFVEGTAGGLLCGGLAGLLVAVTVCNFLFASFHQNLAYVLENTGKAIQGDLTGKIEDKDYGWGEFNLLINNVRKILKGVHKWFALVKDTSVTLDQAAKQINIGTEQVSSGSQDQAEQVTNLLQAIERLTGQAEDSARQASETAIVANKTVEITERGSAAVQEALKGMNLLEEKFEQLNNSSNRIGQFLEVIQSIAAQTNLLALNAAIEAARAGEHGRGFAVVAEEVRSLAEDSGQATKEVSQIVNEISAAVADTVHAVKTSLDKSREAGEIFSDISNTMRDTNIMVEKIAQSAREQADSTAGMLSGAQAIAAVAEEAAASSQQTAAIAQELTGTANKLKEVAAIWKF
- the radC gene encoding RadC family protein, with the translated sequence MESPVYRVAIKDMPLALRPRERLLREGPEALSDIELMAIMLRTGHAATSAVELATALLGHFGGIKQLLDASAEELSAFKGVGPAKVAQIRAALELGRRVAMATTWDKPCIKSPENAAALVMEEMRHLDREHFCALLLNTKNQVLARETISIGTLNSSAIHPRELFKAAIRRSAAGVILVHNHPSGDPTPSRQDIEVTSRLIEAGNIIGIQVLDHLVIGDNKFTSFKAKGLI
- a CDS encoding FeoA family protein, whose product is MTLDLVKRGQHVKIVSISDENIRAQAIRFGIAEGAIVLCEEVLPAGPIVLKKNRQEIAIGRGLANRITVTLN